ACAACGCGCATGATGGAATATTTTGAGTTTGTCGAAACGCCAACATTTGTCAGGCAGCGCGAAGGTTTGCTGGATGATGACACCTTCCAACAGCTTCAGGAGTATTTGATCAGGCAACATGTGGTCGGCGACACAATAAGGAACACCGGGGGCTGCAAGAAACTCAGATGGAATCGCCCCGGTACAGGAAAACGTGGCGGCGTGCGGGTTATCTATTACGCAGTGACTTCCAAAGGCCGGCTTTATCTGCTGACGATTTACGCAAAAAACGTCAAGGACGATATGACGGAAGCGGAAAAAGCCGTATTCAAGCGGTTAACGGAACATCTGGATCAGGCATTATCAATTCTTCATCACGAAGATTTAAGGACAACATGATGGATAAGCAACTTTTCGAAGAACTTGTGCAAAGCATGGAAGAGATGGTGGCTATTGAAAAAGGCGAAATGCAGCCAGCACGAGTCCATCGCCACGCAATTCCCAATGTAAAAGCTTTACGTGAAACCAGCGGTTTAAAACAAGAAGAGTTCGCCCAGGCGGTTGGCGTGAGCCCCTCTCTGGTACAAAGCTGGGAACAAAAGCGTCGAATTCCTTCCGGGCCATCACTCAAAATATTACTGATGCTGGAGCATAATCCGGCGGTGATTAATGTGCTGCTGGCGCTTTAATGTATTTACCAATCATTCTTCATGATTATTATTCGGCGCACATTGATTAGTTCCAGACGGCTATTTTTCAGTAATTGCAATAATTGAAAGTATTTTGCGAGCGGCTTTCAAAGTGAAGAAAGCTACTCTTTTTTGGTAATGGGTTAGCAATATATTTTATACGCACCTGCAAAATCAGGTGCCAGGATTGGCGTCCTGAATCTTAGTAGAGACACATGCATTTAATTCTTATGCATGTTTAGCTCCATTACTTCATAGCGATCGGGTTATACTCGCGTTGCAAGTAGTAATGGTGAGCTGGATGGGGGCATCATGAGATGCGCCGATGTCTGCTAAGGTCGGTACGCCAACCCTATCCAGCCCACCACCAGCGAACTTGGCGTTTCCTGCGGTGGTTTTAAAACGCTTAGCAGAGAACATCCGTATGAAATCTTTATTTTCGAATCCAGTAGTAATCAGCACCAAAAATCTCGACATTATCGATCTCGCCGAACGCTGCGAATTATTAGCCGATATACTGATTGATAGCGAAACCCCAGCCGAATGCAAAGTGCTTTGCCAACATCTTTATGCCCATCTGGATGCGTTAAAAGAGAATCTTGATAAACCATTGTCTACCGCACTTATCGAGCAATTATCTGTCAATCATCCATCAGAATTCCCCGCTTCCCAGGTGTTTGCGGATTCCGATGATTTATGTGATTACAGCCAGGCGCTAACGCACGTGCTTATCTGCCATGCGTTATCACGACAAACGTCACAGCTAATCAGCGGGCTGTTGATGAGGCTGGTCAATACTCTGGTAGATGATTTGAAAACGCCGCGATTCTTGCGGACTCAGGTTCAAATGGCGTAGCAGTCACTCGAGCAAAGCTCTCTGCCAGGCAGAGAGCTTTCAGCCAAAGTCACACCTTCTTCTTAGGTTTCTTCGTTTGCGCCGCACGTTCCGCTTTGATTCTTTCCAGTAAAGCAGCGGCGCTGTTTTCCCCGCTGATTAAATCCGGATTGTCTTTGCGCCACTGTTCGGTCAATTCACCGCGAAACGCTTTAGCCAGAATCGACTGAGTAAGGTTATTGACGCGCTTTTGTGCTTCAGCCACCTGCTTTTCGATATTGTCGGCCCAGGCAAACAGTTTTTCGACTCGTCTAAGAATTTCTTTCTGCTCAAATTCACCTGGTAATACCACAATTAGATTTTTTAGATCTTTAGGAGATAAATTTGGCTGGAGCGTTTCTGACAACTTATCTGAAACTTGAACTTTGAAATAATCAGACTGGAATAGTACTTCAAAAAAATATTTCTCAGTAGAATTGGAGAAACTAAATTTACACACTCGTTGATTTAAAACCCCCACGGGTTGTCCCTCAGGGTATCTACATACTTTTAATGTATCATTAGTTATTGGTCGCGTCAGAGCCATTAAGACATCACCAGGTTTTATTTGATATCGTTCAAATTGCGTGAGATATGGCAACGGAAGGAACTGTTGATTTTTTATTTCAAAATCCCCATATTGTACATTCGATATTTTTATTACTGGCACGCCATCAGAGTCGTTAAACTCCGTACTTTTAAATGCATTCCCTGATATAATACTACATGAATCACTCAAGACTTTAACTTTCCAATTAGTAGAGAAACTCGTCGAAATATTATATTTTGAAAGATTGAGATTCACACTATGATAAGTATGACTACCCCTCCAGTCAGCAGTTAATCTGCCACTCACCGCAGCACTCAGCACCGCCTGACGGAAACGTTTTAGGCTTTGCGGGATTTGATCGAGACGGGTTTTGATACTGTCGACTAGGGCTATAATAACATCGAGCTTAGCCGTAATAACTTTCTGCTCCTCGTAAGGAGCGAAAGGGATAACCAGCGACTCAATTGCTTTACCAGATATATTTGGCTGCGCCCCACCATAAGCAATTTTTAATATATCACTTGATAAATATGATAATAAATAATTTCTGTATGTAATGTTTCCATATTTTTCAGCGCAGAACATCAGCTTACCGACACGTTGATTTTGAAGTGCAGGGATTTTGTCTATAAATAGACCAAGTTTTCCTGTCGTTGCACCTGACATTGCAATCAACAAATCACCCTTTATAATTTCGAACCCAACTGGTGCATTTTGGACATGGACAGCTTTTTCCGATGTTGCAACACTACCATCCAGATCTGATATTCTTATCACCGGATAGGTAGTGTCACTGGGCAGCACATAATCATTGCTTTTAAAAGCGAACCCGTTTTTCAAATACAAATATTCGCCTAAATCCGTAGCCACCCACCCATCAGGCAAATTCCCAAATGCCTCAGCCATCACTTCCCTTCCCCCAACAGCTCATCCAACAGCACTTTCTGCGCATCGGCTTCGTCGCCTGCGCCCAGCTCGCGCATTAGCGCGTCCAGCTCACCGATTGCCTGCACCAGCTCGCTCATCGCTTCTGCGGCTAAAACGCCCGGTTCTGGCAGGTTGGCGGCATCTACGCTGCTGTCATCTTTCAGCCAGGAGATATCCAGTGAATCGCCTTTAGTATCGCGGATCCAGTCGCGAGTAAACTTGCGCCAGCGGCTGGTGGCAAGTTTGTCGGTAACGTCTTTGTTTTCTTCGCTGTCTGGCGCTTCAATCTCTGCGGCGTTAAAGCTCCATTCGCCTTCTTCGCGCGGGCTTTTCTCATAGACGCTTTCAAACGGTTGCAGATGTTTTTCGGTAAACGGTGTGCGTTTACCAAAGCTCGGCATATTGGTACGCAGGTCGTAAACCCAGACGTTTTCGGTGCAGTTTTCGCTCTGTAATTTGTCGGTGGCGCTGCCTTTGGTGAAGAAGAGCACGTTGGTTTTCACGCCCTGGGCGTAAAAAATGCCGGTTGGCAAACGCAGGATGGTGTGCAGGTTGCATTTGTTCATCAAGTCGCGGCGCACGCTGGTGCCAACGCCCGCTTCAAACAGCACGTTATCCGGCAGCACGACGGCGGCGCGGCCACCCGGTTTCAGGTTGCGGTAAATGTGCTGTAGGAAAGCCAGTTGTTTGTTGCTGGTGGAATACGTCAGGTCGTCGCGCGTGATGCTCGCTTCCCCGCCTTTTGACGTACCGAACGGTGGGTTCGCGAGGATGATATCCG
This genomic window from Buttiauxella gaviniae contains:
- a CDS encoding type II toxin-antitoxin system RelE/ParE family toxin; the encoded protein is MEYFEFVETPTFVRQREGLLDDDTFQQLQEYLIRQHVVGDTIRNTGGCKKLRWNRPGTGKRGGVRVIYYAVTSKGRLYLLTIYAKNVKDDMTEAEKAVFKRLTEHLDQALSILHHEDLRTT
- the nadS gene encoding NadS family protein, which produces MDKQLFEELVQSMEEMVAIEKGEMQPARVHRHAIPNVKALRETSGLKQEEFAQAVGVSPSLVQSWEQKRRIPSGPSLKILLMLEHNPAVINVLLAL
- a CDS encoding restriction endonuclease subunit S encodes the protein MAEAFGNLPDGWVATDLGEYLYLKNGFAFKSNDYVLPSDTTYPVIRISDLDGSVATSEKAVHVQNAPVGFEIIKGDLLIAMSGATTGKLGLFIDKIPALQNQRVGKLMFCAEKYGNITYRNYLLSYLSSDILKIAYGGAQPNISGKAIESLVIPFAPYEEQKVITAKLDVIIALVDSIKTRLDQIPQSLKRFRQAVLSAAVSGRLTADWRGSHTYHSVNLNLSKYNISTSFSTNWKVKVLSDSCSIISGNAFKSTEFNDSDGVPVIKISNVQYGDFEIKNQQFLPLPYLTQFERYQIKPGDVLMALTRPITNDTLKVCRYPEGQPVGVLNQRVCKFSFSNSTEKYFFEVLFQSDYFKVQVSDKLSETLQPNLSPKDLKNLIVVLPGEFEQKEILRRVEKLFAWADNIEKQVAEAQKRVNNLTQSILAKAFRGELTEQWRKDNPDLISGENSAAALLERIKAERAAQTKKPKKKV
- a CDS encoding N-6 DNA methylase, with product GTAGFLIAADQYIKEQTDDLYDLSAKDKAFQKNKAYVGVELVPSTRRLALMNCLLHGMEGDDEGVVHQGNALGMAGTSLPRADIILANPPFGTSKGGEASITRDDLTYSTSNKQLAFLQHIYRNLKPGGRAAVVLPDNVLFEAGVGTSVRRDLMNKCNLHTILRLPTGIFYAQGVKTNVLFFTKGSATDKLQSENCTENVWVYDLRTNMPSFGKRTPFTEKHLQPFESVYEKSPREEGEWSFNAAEIEAPDSEENKDVTDKLATSRWRKFTRDWIRDTKGDSLDISWLKDDSSVDAANLPEPGVLAAEAMSELVQAIGELDALMRELGAGDEADAQKVLLDELLGEGK